The proteins below are encoded in one region of Puntigrus tetrazona isolate hp1 chromosome 5, ASM1883169v1, whole genome shotgun sequence:
- the LOC122344688 gene encoding LOW QUALITY PROTEIN: myotubularin-related protein 3 (The sequence of the model RefSeq protein was modified relative to this genomic sequence to represent the inferred CDS: deleted 1 base in 1 codon): MVEEGRRCLEARGSPVPEDQQVPFPLLQGECVEHVSRAEESLIALTSYRLHFKLQENIINVPLQLIESVECRDLTQLQLTCKDCKLIRCNFLSAEQCQDWLRRISSVVRPPARLEELFAFAFLSCSFSISAEDREVHDGICRAGGNQRRFRREMERMGFDTHSAWRISTINSNYRLCASYPEQIIVPAAVSDQELESVAAFRSWKRLPAVVYRHQSSGAVIGRCGQPEVSWWGWRNADDEHLVQAIAKACAEDRAENTAQANGSCVPHRVPGELGDSVANGSVAEAEPKATPSPKLLIMDARSYACRRANRAKGGGCECPEYYPSCEVMFMGMANIHSIRKSFQSLRTLCAQVPDPVNWLSALEGTKWLQHLSLLLKASLLVVNALDRDHRPVLVHCSDGWDRTPQIVALSKLLLDPFYRTIQGFQVLVETEWLDYGHKFADRCGHGENSEDLNERCPVFLQWLDCVHQLQRQFPCSFQFNEAFLVKLVQHSYSCLFGTFLCNSVKEREEQSVQEKTCSVWSLLRPVNTSFHNILYSPRSETVLHPVCHVRNLMLWSAVYLPNSAPSTPSDESCVPSSAPSASPDDTPVSRLPKTRSCDDLPTSCEGLTPNRRSSDPHLNEKWHDRLLSLEKSTETDLNHSQTPERDAPDQTPPVSEQLNTERPENGAELSVSDSQTQDTSQEESRKPGLLKNTPAFDIPEAPALIESNGVDQTPEERTQASQQTVENHVLTPDGLHREHCTITHDSSESSSQSSTESPSSPTRTTRTLNGVCSPSLSPPADRDAAGDASPTPGHKRSPGVSGRLSALGHLEKDGLDLHSDAVQVRLRQMEAGHQLQVETLKKQVQELWSRLHVNGKLTSLPDGENNVESGCLQRCRNTDLLPESSWEQMEQSEAEWFSGGCRCVCVCVCVCV, from the exons ATG GTTGAAGAGGGCCGGCGGTGTTTGGAGGCCCGTGGGAGCCCCGTCCCCGAGGATCAGCAG GTCCCGTTCCCGCTGCTGCAGGGCGAGTGTGTGGAGCACGTCTCCAGAGCAGAGGAGTCCCTCATTGCCTTAACCAGCTACCGCCTTCACTTCAAACTACAGGAGAACATCATCAAT GTTCCTCTGCAGCTGATTGAAAGCGTGGAGTGCCGGGATCTGACTCAGCTGCAGCTCACCTGTAAAGACTGCAAGCTCATCAG GTGTAACTTCCTGTCGGCGGAGCAGTGTCAGGATTGGCTGAGGAGGATCAGCTCAGTCGTTCGTCCGCCGGCGCGCCTCGAGGAGCTCTTCGCCTTCGCCTTCCTCTCGTGTAGCTTCAGCATCTCTGCAGAGGACAGAGAGGTGCATGATGGGATCTGCCGCGCAG gagGAAACCAGCGGAGGTTCAGACGAGAAATGGAGAGGATGGGCTTCGACACACACAGTGCCTGGAGAATCTCCACCATCAACAGCAACTAcag GCTTTGTGCCAGTTACCCCGAGCAAATAATCGTGCCTGCCGCCGTCTCTGACCAGGAGCTGGAGAGCGTGGCAGCCTTCAGATCGTGGAAGAGGCTCCCGGCCGTCGtttacag ACACCAGAGTTCGGGCGCTGTGATTGGTCGCTGCGGGCAGCCAGAGGTCAGCTGGTGGGGTTGGCGTAATGCTGACGACGAGCACCTGGTCCAGGCCATCGCCAAAGCCTGCGCCGAGGATCGGGCTGAGAACACGGCGCAAGCTAACGGCTCCTGCGTTCCTCACCGCGTCCCCGGAGAGCTCGGAGACTCCGTGGCCAATGGGAGCGTGGCAGAGGCGGAGCCAAAGGCCACGCCCTCTCCGAAGCTGCTGATAATGGACGCTCGCTCGTATGCG TGCCGCCGAGCCAATCGGGCCAAAGGAGGCGGCTGTGAGTGTCCAG AGTACTACCCCAGCTGTGAGGTCATGTTCATGGGGATGGCCAACATCCACTCCATCCGGAAGAGCTTCCAGAGTCTGCGGACGCTCTGTGCTCAAGTGCCTGATCCGGTCAA CTGGCTGTCGGCGCTGGAGGGCACTAAATGGCTGCAGCATCTGTCTCTGCTGCTGAAGGCGTCTCTGCTGGTGGTGAACGCTCTGGACCGAGACCACAGGCCTGTGCTGGTGCACTGCTCCGACGGGTGGGACCGAACGCCTCAGATAGTGGCTCTGTCCAAACTACTGCTGGACCCCTTCTACAGGACCATCCag GGTTTTCAGGTGCTGGTGGAGACCGAGTGGCTGGATTACGGTCACAAGTTTGCTGACCGCTGCGGTCACGGGGAGAACTCGGAGGACCTGAACGAGCGCTGTCCGGTGTTCCTGCAGTGGCTGGACTGTGTTCATCAGCTCCAGAGACAGTTCCCCTGCTCCTTCCAGTTCAACGAGGCCTTTCTG GTGAAGTTAGTTCAGCACTCGTACTCGTGTCTGTTCGGGACGTTTCTGTGTAACAGCGTGAAGGAGCGCGAGGAGCAGAGCGTTCAGGAGAAGACCTGCTCCGTCTGGTCTCTGCTGAGGCCCGTCAACACTTCCTTCCACAACATCCTGTACTCGCCGCGCTCCGAGACG GTTTTGCACCCGGTGTGTCACGTGAGGAACCTGATGCTGTGGAGTGCCGTCTACCTGCCTAACTCCGCCCCCTCCACGCCCTCCGATGAGTCATGTGTGCCAAGCTCCGCCCCCTCTGCCTCGCCCGACGACACACCTGTGAGCAG GTTACCAAAGACACGGTCGTGTGACGATCTGCCCACGTCCTGTGAGGGTTTGACCCCAAACCGCCGCAGCAGTGACCCGCACCTGAACGAGAAGTGGCACGACCGTCTTCTCTCGCTGGAGAAGAGCACAGAGACCGACTTAAACCACTCGCAGACGCCGGAGCGAGACGCCCCGGATCAGACTCCTCCCGTTTCTGAGCAACTAAACACAGAGCGCCCAGAAAACGGGGCGGAGCTTTCTGTGTCCGACAGCCAAACGCAAGACACCTCACAGGAAGAGAGCAGGAAGCCGGGTCTTCTGAAAAACACACCTGCCTTCGATATCCCAGAGGCGCCGGCTCTGATTGAGAGCAACGGTGTGGACCAAACGCCCGAGGAACGCACACAAGCATCCCAACAAACTGTCGAAAACCACGTGTTAACGCCAGACGGACTGCATCGAGAGCATTGCACTATTACCCATGATTCTTCAGAATCCAGCAGCCAATCTTCCACGGAGAGTCCTTCCAGTCCGACGCGCACAACTCGGACTCTTAATGGCGTCTGCTCACCTTCCCTTTCTCCGCCGGCCGATCGGGACGCAGCGGGAGACGCTTCTCCGACGCCGGGCCACAAGCGCTCGCCGGGTGTTTCCGGGCGTTTATCGGCGCTCGGGCACCTGGAGAAGGACGGCTTGGATCTGCACAGCGACGCCGTCCAGGTGCGTCTGCGGCAGATGGAGGCGGGGCATCAGCTGCAGGTGGAGACCCTGAAGAAACAGGTGCAGGAGCTCTGGAGCCGTCTACACGTCAACGGGAAGCTG ACGTCTCTTCCGGACGGGGAGAATAACGTGGAGTCGGGCTGTTTGCAGCGCTGCAGGAACACAGATCTCCTGCCCGAGTCCAGCTGGGAGCAGATGGAGCAGAGCGAggcggag TGGTTCTCGGGCggctgcaggtgt